One genomic window of Aethina tumida isolate Nest 87 chromosome 3, icAetTumi1.1, whole genome shotgun sequence includes the following:
- the LOC109595674 gene encoding lysozyme 2-like, giving the protein MFRALVFIAVVAFAAAGDLNLSDKCLGCLCEAATGCNVNTCQGSICGPFSLTWAYWSDAGSVGGDFGKCATDYKCAGDSVKNYMAKHQQDCNGDGKIDCDDFFRIHFLGAYGCRNSIQEIPHAMRYSQCKARVGGFL; this is encoded by the exons ATGTTCAGAGCATTGGTATTCATCGCTGTTGTAGCTTTTGCAGCTGCTGGTGACCTTAATTTATCTGACAAGTGCTTGGGATGTCTCTGCGAAGCCGCAACCGGATGTAATGTTAATACATGTCAAGGATCGATCTGTGGGCCGTTCAGCTTGACCTGGGCCTACTGGTCGGACGCTG GTAGTGTTGGCGGTGACTTCGGTAAATGCGCCACCGATTATAAGTGTGCAGGAGACTCCGTAAAGAACTACATGGCCAAGCACCAACAAGACTGCAACGGTGATGGTAAGATTGACTGTGACGATTTCTTCCGCATTCATTTTCTTGGAGCTTACGGGTGCCGTAACAGTATCCAAGAAATTCCTCACGCTATGCGCTACAGCCAATGCAAAGCTAGAGTAGGAGGCTTCTTGTAA